Proteins encoded by one window of Haliotis asinina isolate JCU_RB_2024 chromosome 6, JCU_Hal_asi_v2, whole genome shotgun sequence:
- the LOC137286641 gene encoding uncharacterized protein: protein MAPNAPCSSKISLKSTCYICAAKCQSLTTTMAGLQKVEYITSQRGSLQVLFDNYLFNRNKTTTTTTAHWRCVVKTCTGKCTTVGDYVRNSTEHNHPPPDSTRLKFISSMRKRAREEPTTAMPALYQDELLKYHQGDASHLPSYSTLDSALYRHRNHTIPRLPQTLVDVNLDGVWTQTLDSERFLLFSDGDDDKIVVFATDAHLQALQSASTIYMDGTFAASPDLWDQLYIIHARVGSSSYPLVYALMPSRTIAAFRRLLSLLKTHVQQLLNRPLAPAKVQTDFEMAAIRAVQREFPAAEVKGCFFHYSQAVWRKVQNLDYRDDPEVERWIRRESALPLLPQASVQDVWLDVMSSSPDGPAAVAFHDYMVTTWVDDDALFRLPIWNHHETFGPRTNNCLEGFNSRLNASLSSRHPNIYRLIEILKKIEKADKLKISG, encoded by the exons ATGGCTCCTAATGCACCCTGCAGCTCGAAGATCTCGCTGAAAAGT ACATGTTATATATGTGCTGCAAAATGTCAATCATTAACCACAACCATGGCAGGTTTGCAGAAAGTGGAATATATTACATCCCAGAGAGGTTCTCTTCAAGTGTTGTTCGATAACTACCTGTTCAATAGGAAcaaaaccaccaccaccaccactgcccACTGGAGATGTGTTGTCAAGACTTGCACAGGCAAGTGCACTACAGTAGGAGATTATGTAAGGAATTCCACAGAACACAATCACCCGCCGCCGGACAGTACAAGActgaaattcatcagttccatgAGGAAGCGTGCTCGAGAGGAACCTACAACAGCCATGCCAGCCCTTTACCAAGACGAACTCCTGAAGTACCACCAAGGAGATGCATCCCACCTTCCTTCCTACTCCACTCTCGACAGTGCCTTGTACAGGCATAGGAATCACACCATCCCGAGACTACCCCAGACCCTTGTGGACGTTAACCTAGATGGAGTGTGGACACAAACATTGGACTCTGAGCGATTCCTACTCTTTTCTGATGGTGATGACGACAAGATTGTTGTCTTTGCGACTGACGCCCACCTGCAAGCCCTTCAGTCAGCCTCAACTATCTACATGGATGGAACATTTGCTGCCAGTCCTGATCTGTGGGATCAGTTATACATCATCCATGCGAGGGTTGGCTCGTCATCTTATCCCTTGGTGTATGCCCTTATGCCGAGTCGGACCATTGCTGCCTTCCGTCGTCTCCTGAGTCTTCTCAAGACTCATGTTCAACAGCTCCTGAACAGACCTCTAGCTCCAGCCAAGGTTCAGACTGACTTTGAGATGGCCGCTATCAGAGCCGTTCAGAGGGAGTTTCCTGCTGCTGAAGTGAaaggatgtttctttcattaTTCCCAGGCTGTTTGGCGCAAGGTACAGAACCTCGACTACCGCGACGACCCCGAAGTTGAAAGATGGATTCGGCGTGAGTCTGCCCTGCCTCTACTGCCTCAAGCCTCTGTCCAGGATGTTTGGCTTGACGTCATGAGCTCAAGCCCTGATGGACCAGCTGCTGTTGCCTTCCATGACTACATGGTCACGACATGGGTAGACGATGATGCTCTCTTCAGGCTTCCCATATGGAATCACCATGAAACCTTTGGCCCGAGGACAAACAACTGCCTTGAGGGTTTCAACAGTCGCCTGAATGCCAGCCTCTCAAGTCGTCACCCAAACATCTACAGACTCATCGAGATCCTCAAGAAGATTGAGAAGGCTGACAAACTGAAGATCTCGGGTTAG